The Pyrus communis chromosome 2, drPyrComm1.1, whole genome shotgun sequence genome includes a window with the following:
- the LOC137726501 gene encoding probable LRR receptor-like serine/threonine-protein kinase At1g56130, with product MYNMKIKLMMRILLLCFLSCFWFQLSFAQNATTDPSEVSALNSIFEQWDTQAVPGLWNISGEPCSGSAINGTDFDNPENNPAIVCDCSYDNNATCHITKLRVYALNKRGVFPEEFVALRYLTFLKIDQNYFTGPLPAFIGNMSALTELSIGINSFSGPIPKELGNLTELTLLGIGSNNFSGTLPPELGNLVKLEGIYMDSCGLSGEIPSTFAKLTKMQKLWASDSPFSGKIPDFIGNWTQLTDLRFQGNSFEGPIPTSFSQLTSLNSLRISDIYNGSSSLDFIKNLKSLTDLKLRNALITGTIPSDIGEFQSLQTLDLSFNNLTGQLPSSLFNLSSLTSLFLGNNSLSGPLPSQKSNQLQTIDLSYNFLSGSFPQWVITITQLNLVVNNFTFDSSNITLPGLNCLQRNFPCNRNAPRYANFSIKCGGKQLTGSDGILYETEDSALGPATFNVTSTEKWAVSNAGLFSDRKDPSFLENTLAQVTGTDVTPELFQTSRVSPGSLRYYGLGLQNGPYTVTLHFAETVYESRTSQKWQSLGRRVFDIYIQGTRRTKDFDISSEAGGVNRAVVRKFNVNVSENYLEIHLFWAGKGTCCIPDQGDYGPLIAAVHAASDFTPTVAGLPPTTPGKKSKIGLIVGIAVPVGVVSLLLIFAILYMRRKRSEKEDDEDILGLGPRPYTFSYAELRSATEDFNPSNKLGEGGYGPVYKGTLSDGRVVAVKQLSVASHQGKSQFVSEIATISAVQHRNLVKLYGCCIEGSQRILVYEYLENKSLDQALFGTSNLHLDWPTRFNILFGTARGLAYLHEESRPRIVHRDVKASNILLDAELSPKISDFGLAKLYDDEKTHISTRVAGTIGYLAPEYAMRGHLTEKADVFGFGVVALEILSGRPNSDNNLDPEKIYLLEWAWTLHENDQILGLVDPRLTEFDETEATRLIRASLLCTQASPMTRPSMSRVVAMLSGDIDIGTVMSKPSYLTDYDFKDVTTLSTGSFLMKDDTPSTASKYSNVRLNYQPEGSNASGVNTPGVDLAPSPVNVTQSLLTGIIGEGR from the exons TGCTCAAAATGCTACCACTGATCCATCTgaag TGAGTGCGTTGAACTCAATATTTGAACAATGGGACACACAAGCAGTGCCGGGGCTGTGGAATATCAGTGGAGAACCCTGCAGTGGATCTGCCATCAACGGCACCGACTTTGATAACCCCGAAAACAACCCAGCCATCGTTTGCGACTGTTCTTACGACAACAATGCTACATGCCACATCACCAAACT GAGAGTGTATGCTCTAAACAAACGAGGGGTGTTTCCAGAAGAATTTGTGGCTCTGAGATATCTCACattttt GAAAATCGATCAAAATTATTTCACCGGTCCCCTACCGGCGTTCATTGGCAACATGTCTGCATTGACTGAATT GTCAATTGGCATCAATTCATTCTCTGGGCCCATCCCCAAGGAGCTTGGAAACCTTACGGAGCTAACTCTGCT GGGCATCGGATCAAATAATTTCTCCGGAACACTCCCTCCAGAACTTGGTAATTTAGTCAAGCTCGAGGGAAT ttACATGGACAGCTGTGGACTCAGTGGTGAAATTCCTTCAACATTTGCCAAGCTCACCAAGATGCAAAAGCT CTGGGCATCGGACAGTCCTTTCTCAGGAAAGATACCTGATTTCATAGGGAATTGGACACAACTCACTGATTT GCGATTTCAAGGGAACTCTTTCGAAGGCCCAATACCAACCAGCTTTTCTCAACTGACCTCATTGAACTCTCT GCGAATCAGTGATATATACAATGGGAGCTCCTCTCTTGATTTcataaaaaatctgaaaagctTGACTGATTT AAAACTACGAAACGCATTAATCACTGGTACCATCCCATCTGATATTGGAGAATTTCAAAGCCTACAGACACT GGATCTGAGTTTCAACAATTTGACAGGCCAACTCCCAAGTTCTTTGTTCAACTTGAGTTCTCTTACATCCTT GTTTCTTGGAAACAATAGTCTGTCCGGACCTCTTCCGAGCCAAAAGAGCAATCAACTTCAGACTAT AGATTTGTCTTACAATTTTTTATCAGGAAGCTTTCCCCAATGGGTGATCACAATAACGCAACT GAACTTAGTGGTCAACAACTTCACATTTGACAGTTCAAACATAAC TCTTCCTGGATTGAATTGCCTCCAGAGAAATTTTCCATGCAATCGAAATGCCCCACGAT ATGCAAACTTCTCAATCAAGTGTGGTGGAAAACAACTGACGGGAAGTGATGGCATATTATATGAGACTGAAGACTCAGCTCTTGGCCCAGCAACATTCAATGTAACCAGTACAGAGAAATGGGCTGTCAGCAATGCCGGTTTGTTTTCTGACAGAAAGGACCCATCGTTTCTGGAAAATACCCTTGCACAAGTCACCGGAACAGATGTGACCCCGGAGCTTTTCCAAACTTCAAGAGTGTCCCCAGGATCACTAAGATACTATGGCCTGGGCCTTCAGAATGGGCCTTACACTGTAACATTGCACTTTGCAGAGACGGTTTATGAAAGTCGCACTTCGCAAAAATGGCAAAGTCTAGGACGGCGTGTATTTGATATCTATATTCAG GGTACCCGCAGGACGAAGGACTTTGACATATCGTCGGAGGCAGGTGGTGTTAACCGAGCTGTTGTGAGAAAATTTAATGTTAACGTGTCAGAGAATTATCTTGAAATTCATCTGTTTTGGGCTGGTAAAGGGACTTGTTGCATACCTGATCAAGGTGATTACGGCCCGCTAATAGCAGCTGTCCATGCTGCTTCAG ATTTTACACCAACAGTTGCCGGGCTTCCACCAACTACTCCAGGAAAGAAGAGCAAGATTGGGTTGATAGTCGGTATTGCAGTTCCTGTTGGAGTTGTGAGCTTGCTATTAATATTTGCGATTCTATATATGAGGAGGAAAAGATCAGAAAAAGAAGACGATGAAG ATATTCTAGGACTAGGCCCGCGACCATATACTTTCAGTTATGCTGAATTAAGATCTGCAACTGAAGATTTTAATCCTTCAAATAAGCTAGGAGAGGGAGGATATGGCCCTGTTTATAAG GGTACACTTTCTGATGGGAGAGTAGTGGCTGTGAAGCAACTTTCAGTAGCATCTCACCAAGGGAAGAGTCAATTTGTATCTGAAATTGCTACCATATCTGCTGTGCAACATCGAAATCTAGTGAAATTGTATGGATGCTGCATCGAAGGCAGCCAACGCATTTTGGTTTATGAGTATCTTGAAAACAAGAGCCTTGATCAAGCACTTTTTG GGACAAGTAACTTGCACCTTGACTGGCCTACTCGATTCAATATATTGTTCGGAACAGCAAGAGGACTTGCTTACCTTCATGAGGAGTCAAGGCCAAGGATTGTACATCGAGATGTCAAAGCCAGTAATATTTTGCTCGATGCAGAACTCTCCccaaaaatatcagattttggaCTAGCAAAGCTTTATGATGACGAGAAAACCCACATCAGCACCCGGGTTGCAGGGACAAT AGGCTATTTGGCACCAGAGTATGCAATGCGTGGACATTTGACAGAGAAGGCTGATGTGTTTGGTTTTGGAGTCGTTGCTTTGGAGATCCTCAGTGGGAGGCCAAACTCTGACAATAACTTAGATCCAGAAAAGATTTATCTTCTTGAATGG GCATGGACTCTACATGAAAACGACCAAATTCTGGGGCTGGTGGATCCGAGATTGACAGAGTTTGACGAAACTGAAGCGACTAGATTGATAAGAGCATCTCTCCTGTGCACGCAGGCATCACCGATGACGAGGCCATCCATGTCACGTGTGGTGGCAATGCTCTCTGGAGATATTGACATAGGCACTGTCATGTCGAAGCCGAGCTATTTGACAGATTATGATTTTAAAGATGTAACGACATTGTCAACAGGTAGCTTTTTGATGAAGGATGATACCCCATCAACTGCATCCAAGTACAGTAATGTTCGCCTCAACTATCAGCCCGAAGGCAGCAATGCAAGTGGTGTTAACACCCCCGGGGTTGACCTTGCACCTTCTCCTGTAAACGTCACTCAATCATTGCTCACTGGCATTATTGGAGAAGGAAGGTGA
- the LOC137724641 gene encoding uncharacterized protein, with protein MTLVQRFGKPDLFITMTCNPSWEEIKSELLAGQTPQDRPDLLTRVFRAKLEQLKEDIIEKGVLGSVVAYAYVIEFQKRGLPYVHMLVVLDENDKINNPDEYDRIVRVEIPNEDVEPQLYNVVLKHMIHGPCGIHNHLSPCMKNGSCKRKFPKPFAPVTVQGNDSYPIYQRRGNRLPVSLNRQGNIMVDNSWVIPYNPWLLLRYDCHINVEICASIKSVKYLYKYVYKGPDRVTVEVQSDPQYDEIKQFQDARWVCAPEALWKIFKFIINRIYPSVERMQIHLPNMHQVQFRADESITNILHDESTRKTMLTEFFTLNHVDAEARHYLYMEIPSHYRWIQAQRKWSKRKNRNKVIGRIYAVSPAEGEKFYLRIILNHVRGPTSFTNLRTINGVLHPTFKQAAEQRGLLERDDSIRQCLLEASTIQMSLALRRLFVTILVYCAPIGVRGLWDEFCPFMMEDYVSMTNITLTLATNILLRELNILLVQFNKSINEFDLPQMTRGNESSSGMTGCIEDEISICIPQQDLDAIERLNDDQKSAFNIIMGAVQRSDNATFFVDGPGGTGKTYLYRALLASLRRLGHIVLATASSGIAATILPGGRTAHSKFKIPLSLDASSMCSIGKQSDLAKLIQKAKAIIWDEATMTHRHAFEALDRTFRDLTDIDLPFGGKIMIFGGDFRQVLPVIRKGTKSELIQASVVKASFWSQVKILKLKQNMRSINDCEFSEFLLRVDDGNEDVIMDDMVKLPECMVIPWESEHSINQLIAKIFPDLEDHINDATYMVERAVVTPTNEDVDMLNEKIINMFPGLEETMYSFDSVEDDARNLYQPEFLNSISLGGLPPHKLTLKRGAPIMLLRNIDPKLGLCNGTRLLCRGSYRNLIDAEILTGQFARSRVFLPRIPLKSTDTAGLPFELTRKQFPVKLSFSITINKSQGQTIPHDHDHDHHDDYCLEITQAAASLPTTADHHMLFENIARKVFRQNHAAEKGLEPANRRGYRAAFKREQVVAADEIDPDDAVLLPNDILSYIKYLELEQEADVNWKKMVEVYSKQGKLKNWLAVCDIDNTLSAGLALWL; from the exons ATGACTTTGGTTCAAAGATTCGGAAAGCCAGATCTTTTTATTACCATGACATGTAACCCAAGTTGGGAAGAAATCAAAAGCGAATTACTCGCTGGACAAACTCCACAAGATCGCCCTGACTTACTCACTAGAGTATTTCGTGCAAAACTTGAGCAACTAAAAGAAGACATCATTGAAAAGGGGGTATTGGGCAGTGTTGTTGCTTACGCATACGTTATTGAGTTTCAGAAACGTGGTCTTCCATATGTGCATATGCTGGTTGTGTTAGATGAAAATGATAAGATCAATAACCCAGATGAGTATGACCGAATTGTTAGAGTTGAAATACCAAATGAAGATGTAGAGCCTCAACTTTATAATGTGGTGTTAAAGCATATGATTCATGGCCCGTGTGGGATTCATAATCATCTATCTCCATGTATGAAAAATGGGAGTTGTAAGAGAAAGTTTCCCAAACCATTTGCACCAGTCACCGTTCAAGGGAATGATTCGTATCCAATTTATCAAAGGCGAGGAAATCGATTGCCCGTCTCACTTAATCGACAAGGAAACATAATGGTTGATAATAGTTGGGTCATTCCATATAATCCATGGTTGCTGTTAAGGTATGATTGTCACATCAATGTCGAAATTTGCGCAAGCATAAAAAGTGTCAAGTACTTATATAAGTATGTTTACAAAGGCCCAGACAGAGTGACAGTTGAAGTGCAATCAGACCCTCAATACGATGAAATAAAGCAGTTTCAGGATGCAAGATGGGTTTGCGCACCAGAGGCATTATGGAAAATATTCAAGTTCATTATTAATCGAATTTATCCATCTGTTGAGCGAATGCAAATACATCTTCCTAATATGCACCAAGTTCAGTTTCGTGCCGATGAAAGCATAACAAATATTCTACATGATGAGAGTACAAGAAAGACAATGTTGACTGAATTTTTTACACTTAATCATGTGGATGCAGAAGCGCGACATTATTTATACATGGAGATACCATCACATTACAGATGGATTCAAGCTCAAAGAAAGTGGTCTAAAAGAAAGAATCGTAACAAGGTTATTGGGCGAATATATGCAGTTTCACCTGCTGAAGGCGAAAAATTTTACCTTCGGATTATTCTTAATCATGTTAGAGGACCAACATCCTTCACAAACTTGAGAACAATTAATGGGGTTTTGCATCCAACATTTAAGCAGGCAGCAGAACAACGAGGTTTGTTAGAAAGAGATGACAGTATTCGACAATGTTTGTTAGAGGCCTCCACAATTCAGATGTCGTTGGCTTTAAGAAGATTATTCGTCACCATATTGGTATATTGTGCACCAATTGGTGTTCGAGGGTTATGGGATGAGTTCTGTCCATTCATGATGGAAGATTATGTTTCCATGACTAACATAACTCTCACACTTGCTACCAACATACTCTTGCGTGAGTTGAACATACTTTTGGTTCAATTTAACAAGAGTATAAACGAGTTTGATTTGCCCCAAATGACAAGAGGAAATGAATCAAGTTCAGGAATGACCGGATGTATTGAAGATGAAATATCCATATGTATTCCACAACAAGATCTTGATGCAATTGAACGCTTAAATGATGACCAAAAAAGTGCGTTTAACATAATAATGGGTGCAGTTCAACGATCGGATAATGCAACTTTTTTTGTGGATGGTCCCGGTGGAACTGGAAAAACTTACTTATATCGCGCATTGTTAGCAAGCTTGAGAAGGTTGGGGCACATAGTATTAGCAACAGCATCATCTGGAATAGCAGCTACGATATTGCCTGGTGGGAGGACAGCACATTCTAAATTCAAGATACCACTTAGTCTCGATGCATCATCGATGTGTTCGATCGGTAAACAATCTGATTTAGCAAAGCTAATACAAAAGGCAAAGGCAATTATTTGGGATGAAGCAACAATGACGCATCGTCATGCATTTGAAGCACTCGATCGAACGTTCAGAGACTTAACAGATATTGACTTACCATTTGGGGGGAAGATAATGATATTTGGGGGAGATTTTCGACAAGTTCTTCCTGTTATCCGGAAAGGAACCAAGTCCGAACTAATCCAAGCAAGTGTTGTTAAGGCATCATTTTGGTCACAAGTAAAGATTTTaaaactcaaacaaaacatgagatCCATAAATGATTGTGAATTTTCAGAATTTTTACTTCGTGTTGATGATGGGAATGAAGATGTTATTATGGATGATATGGTAAAACTAcctgaatgcatggtgataccATGGGAGAGTGAGCATtccattaatcaattaattgccAAAATCTTCCCTGACTTAGAGGATCATATAAATGATGCAACCTACATGGTGGAAAGGGCAGTGGTAACTCCTACAAATGAAGACGTTGATATGTTGAATGAAAAGATAATCAATATGTTTCCGGGTTTAGAAGAGACAATGTATTCATTTGATTCAGTTGAGGATGACGCAAGGAATTTGTATCAGCCAGAGTTCTTGAATTCAATCTCACTTGGTGGTTTGCCTCCGCACAAGTTAACTTTGAAAAGAGGTGCTCCAATCATGCTTTTAAGAAATATTGATCCGAAATTGGGATTGTGTAATGGTACAAGATTATTGTGTCGTGGTTCTTACCGAAATCTTATTGATGCTGAAATTCTAACTGGACAATTTGCCAGATCCAGAGTTTTCTTACCAAGAATCCCTCTCAAAAGTACTGATACTGCTGGGCTTCCATTTGAACTTACAAGAAAGCAATTTCCAGTGAAACTAAGTTTCTCTATCACTATAAACAAATCTCAAGGTCAGACAATACCACAT GATCATGACCATGACCATCATGATGACTACTGCTTGGAGATTACCCAAGCGGCTGCCTCTTTGCCTACAACCGCTGATCATCATATGCTGTTCGAAAACATCGCAAGGAAGGTTTTCCGCCAGAATCATGCCGCCGAGAAGGGGCTG GAACCTGCCAACCGGAGGGGTTATAGAGCGGCGTTCAAGCGAGAGCAAGTGGTTGCTGCCGATGAGATTGATCCCGATGATGCTGTGCTGCTTCCGAATGACATATTAAGCTATATCAAGTATCTTGAGCTCGAGCAAGAGGCTGATGTtaattggaagaaaatggtggaGGTCTACTCAAAGCAGGGGAAGCTGAAGAATTGGTTGGCTGTGTGTGATATCGACAACACCTTGTCGGCGGGTTTGGCACTTTGGCTTTAG